From Pseudomonas sp. StFLB209, a single genomic window includes:
- a CDS encoding multicopper oxidase family protein, with protein MRFPKERLLSRLNIILPACGDLSGRNLTMQSKGLVRCGVSLASLFWVATALSAQEEGISNPPTLRMGIDRNAPAAVTGVREAPGVTSRTAVRQNDPGAQLELRLKQARIQDPKKGIKDTVWLRGYADPNNSNAPGNLVAAPLIKALPGQTVRFDIYNHLLPWDHLPDNLRQDYTRAGLGKDVYEKLIPPQECDPAHDAGSMNTPNSRPGCFNVTNNHFHGSWVNPAGNSDNVLRSLYPGAGVAHEYEYNIPADHPAGTFWYHPHIHGSTALQVASGLSGALIVNGDRWPVPGANGQGFRSGDIDVLLSKPDGKPIPDRVFMLQQIQYECFKPDGTPKDDKWNCAEGDIGAIVNYENLGGPKNWTNSGRFTTVNGRVADMLGIGSEPGQEKVIAGQPERWRFIHAGFNDSIKVQIYPAKPNPEKGEASSLKALFSKTSATDNDRTIARVCDVDGPPLKVFEIAADGLTRYQALETDARVLQPGYRSDVLVSFPQPAGNLRHQDYCVIDSPLKGEASVEGSVDSRRLLFSVRVERNDARPQIPEAKVVIHETLSSAAKRLAADRQRQGLDVSKLPAILADLDAGLKLENFSPHERLTGQTTREQEDAWLHVDNVRLLRFDFNNSVQEGMSPPSPGPGIGHTRFSRSDFEVASDPDPQAPWAKVEDVRFSTRPDELIALQLGDTDEWRLRTADFAHPFHIHINPFQVVRVTGKDGKDLTQDPASQYFGMKDVYKDTIMVESDVEVVVRSHYERYVGRFVLHCHILPHEDKGMMRLVEIFDPGIPGGLDGIEKRNREAAGSAHSH; from the coding sequence TTGCGTTTTCCTAAGGAAAGGCTACTTTCCCGTCTGAATATCATATTGCCAGCTTGCGGCGATCTCTCAGGAAGGAACCTTACTATGCAGTCCAAAGGATTGGTTCGATGCGGCGTGTCGCTGGCATCGCTTTTCTGGGTCGCTACCGCCCTGTCTGCTCAGGAGGAGGGCATCAGCAACCCGCCGACACTGAGGATGGGGATTGACCGCAACGCGCCGGCAGCGGTAACCGGTGTGCGTGAAGCTCCCGGTGTTACCTCACGCACAGCCGTTCGCCAGAACGACCCTGGTGCACAACTGGAACTGCGTCTGAAGCAGGCCCGGATCCAGGACCCGAAGAAGGGTATCAAGGACACGGTCTGGCTACGCGGTTATGCGGATCCCAATAACAGCAATGCCCCTGGCAATCTGGTCGCGGCCCCGCTGATCAAGGCACTTCCCGGCCAGACGGTACGCTTCGATATCTACAATCATTTGCTGCCTTGGGACCATCTGCCAGACAACCTGCGCCAGGACTACACCCGGGCCGGGCTAGGCAAGGACGTGTACGAAAAGCTGATCCCGCCGCAGGAGTGCGACCCGGCGCATGACGCCGGCTCAATGAACACGCCTAACAGCCGCCCCGGTTGCTTCAATGTCACCAACAACCACTTTCACGGCAGTTGGGTGAATCCGGCCGGCAACAGTGACAACGTGCTGCGCAGCCTGTATCCCGGCGCAGGTGTTGCACACGAATACGAATACAACATTCCGGCCGATCATCCTGCCGGCACCTTCTGGTATCACCCGCACATTCACGGCTCCACCGCCCTGCAGGTCGCCAGTGGCCTGTCTGGCGCATTGATCGTCAACGGCGATCGGTGGCCGGTTCCGGGAGCGAACGGTCAAGGTTTTCGCAGCGGCGACATTGATGTGTTGTTGAGCAAACCCGACGGCAAACCGATTCCCGATCGGGTCTTCATGCTCCAGCAGATCCAGTACGAATGCTTCAAGCCCGACGGTACGCCCAAAGATGACAAATGGAATTGCGCCGAGGGCGATATCGGCGCCATCGTGAACTATGAAAATTTGGGCGGACCGAAAAACTGGACAAATTCGGGGCGCTTCACCACGGTCAACGGCCGAGTCGCTGACATGCTGGGCATTGGCAGTGAGCCTGGTCAGGAGAAAGTCATCGCCGGCCAGCCTGAGCGCTGGCGGTTTATCCATGCCGGCTTCAATGACAGCATCAAGGTGCAGATCTATCCTGCCAAACCAAACCCGGAAAAAGGCGAGGCAAGCTCGCTCAAGGCGCTGTTCAGCAAAACCTCCGCCACTGACAATGACCGTACAATCGCACGCGTCTGCGACGTCGATGGCCCGCCACTGAAGGTGTTCGAGATCGCTGCCGATGGGCTGACCCGATACCAGGCCTTGGAAACTGATGCGCGGGTCCTGCAGCCGGGCTACCGCAGTGACGTGCTGGTGTCTTTCCCTCAGCCTGCCGGCAACCTGCGCCATCAGGATTACTGCGTCATTGATTCACCCCTCAAGGGCGAGGCCAGCGTGGAAGGCTCGGTGGACAGCCGGCGCCTGCTCTTCTCTGTCAGGGTCGAGCGCAACGATGCCCGGCCGCAGATTCCCGAGGCCAAAGTCGTGATTCATGAAACCCTCTCCAGCGCCGCCAAGCGACTGGCCGCAGACCGTCAAAGGCAGGGGCTCGACGTCTCGAAACTGCCAGCGATCCTGGCCGATCTCGACGCAGGCCTGAAGCTTGAGAATTTCTCGCCGCACGAGAGGCTGACAGGCCAGACCACGCGCGAGCAGGAGGATGCCTGGTTGCACGTGGACAATGTCCGCTTGCTGCGATTCGATTTCAATAATTCGGTGCAGGAAGGTATGTCCCCGCCTTCCCCTGGACCGGGAATCGGACATACACGTTTTTCCCGTAGCGATTTCGAAGTGGCGTCTGATCCCGATCCGCAAGCCCCTTGGGCCAAGGTCGAGGATGTGCGCTTCAGCACCAGACCGGACGAACTGATCGCCCTGCAGCTTGGCGACACTGATGAGTGGCGCCTGCGGACCGCCGATTTTGCTCACCCCTTCCATATTCATATCAACCCGTTCCAGGTGGTGCGCGTAACGGGCAAGGATGGCAAGGATCTGACCCAGGACCCCGCCTCGCAGTATTTCGGCATGAAGGACGTCTACAAGGACACCATCATGGTGGAGTCGGACGTCGAAGTCGTCGTGCGCTCGCACTACGAGCGCTACGTCGGACGCTTCGTCTTGCATTGCCACATCCTGCCCCATGAAGACAAGGGGATGATGCGTCTGGTCGAGATCTTCGATCCCGGCATTCCGGGCGGGCTGGACGGCATCGAAAAGCGCAACCGGGAGGCCGCAGGCTCAGCCCATTCCCACTGA
- a CDS encoding N-acetylmuramoyl-L-alanine amidase has protein sequence MYEVDRTTYRSVKGFNRRVRFLIMHYTAIGFRGSVNALTGPAVSAHYLIPDPSEKDYQDAGFNTLRIFNLVDESERAWHAGVSTWGNRNSLNDTSIGIEIVNLATDEGGVFKFPPYHPEQIEAIKQLGRDILQRYPDISPVNVVGHADISPGRKSDPGAAFPWKALYEAGVGAWYDAATVQTFKQQFSAGLPSRADITAKLKTYGYDTSTAAGDSGYRGLVRAFQLHFRPENYNGVVDLETAAIVYALVAKYFPGK, from the coding sequence GTGTACGAAGTTGATCGCACTACTTATCGCTCTGTAAAAGGTTTCAACCGTCGTGTTCGTTTTCTGATCATGCACTATACGGCCATCGGTTTTCGAGGCTCGGTCAATGCCCTGACCGGACCTGCCGTCAGTGCCCACTACCTGATTCCCGACCCGTCGGAAAAGGACTATCAGGATGCAGGTTTCAATACCTTGCGCATCTTCAACCTGGTCGATGAAAGCGAGCGGGCCTGGCATGCGGGGGTCAGCACCTGGGGCAACCGCAATAGCCTCAACGACACCTCGATTGGCATCGAGATCGTCAATCTGGCCACCGACGAAGGCGGCGTATTCAAGTTCCCGCCGTACCATCCTGAGCAAATCGAAGCTATCAAACAACTGGGCCGCGATATCCTGCAGCGCTACCCGGACATCAGCCCGGTCAATGTGGTCGGGCATGCGGATATTTCACCCGGCCGCAAGAGCGACCCCGGCGCGGCTTTTCCATGGAAAGCGCTTTACGAAGCAGGCGTGGGCGCCTGGTACGACGCGGCCACGGTACAAACCTTCAAGCAACAGTTCAGCGCTGGTTTACCATCGCGGGCCGATATAACAGCCAAACTAAAAACCTACGGCTACGACACCTCTACTGCCGCCGGTGACAGTGGTTATCGTGGGTTGGTCAGAGCCTTTCAGTTGCACTTCAGACCTGAGAACTATAACGGCGTAGTTGATCTTGAAACTGCAGCCATTGTTTATGCACTGGTCGCCAAATACTTTCCCGGTAAGTAA
- a CDS encoding RidA family protein: MTPIERINAGPRASQIIIAGDRFETSGMVALKPESDTDITAQTQCVLRQLEAMLARIGVGKERVTRVQIWLSDMADFDAMNLIYDAWAAEAPPTRACVGAQLVTPQYLIEIQASGYL; encoded by the coding sequence ATGACACCTATCGAACGCATCAACGCCGGCCCCCGTGCCAGCCAGATCATCATTGCCGGTGACCGCTTCGAAACCTCCGGCATGGTGGCGCTCAAGCCTGAGTCCGATACCGATATCACCGCCCAGACCCAGTGTGTACTGAGGCAGCTGGAGGCGATGCTGGCGCGGATCGGCGTCGGCAAGGAACGTGTGACTCGGGTGCAGATCTGGCTCAGTGACATGGCCGATTTCGACGCCATGAACCTGATCTACGACGCCTGGGCCGCCGAAGCACCGCCGACTCGCGCATGTGTGGGGGCGCAACTGGTGACGCCGCAGTACCTGATCGAGATTCAGGCCAGCGGGTACCTGTAA
- a CDS encoding cupin domain-containing protein — MSNVLTVVRNADHAELGEPAPAKLPIGDIIAQARTAQDQTNEAVGASIGIWESSPGVFRRHLKNREFSHIISGWCIFTPDGGEPVKLSAGDAVLFPENCEGVWDIRENFRKTYVLF; from the coding sequence ATGAGTAATGTACTGACCGTTGTACGCAACGCTGACCACGCCGAGCTGGGCGAGCCGGCCCCGGCCAAGCTGCCGATCGGCGACATTATCGCCCAGGCACGTACCGCCCAGGACCAGACCAACGAAGCCGTCGGCGCGAGCATCGGCATCTGGGAAAGCAGTCCCGGTGTGTTTCGTCGGCACCTGAAGAACCGCGAATTCAGCCACATCATCAGCGGCTGGTGCATCTTCACTCCCGACGGTGGCGAGCCGGTCAAACTCAGCGCCGGTGATGCGGTGCTGTTCCCGGAGAACTGCGAAGGCGTGTGGGACATCCGCGAGAACTTCCGCAAAACCTACGTGCTGTTCTAG
- a CDS encoding pyrroline-5-carboxylate reductase family protein, protein MHSIGILGVGELTEKLVRGLRNGGFDGPILLSPRNRERAAALLADYGCSTLQSNAAVAEQAQLLVVGVRPADLVSLAAEVQVRPGQWLVSVVAGESLSRLAELFPGARCVRVMLSYAAEFGQSTVALTPPTPELEPLLGLLGRLVVLADDTQFELGTVAACMNGWFYFLLHDLQEWLADKGLPQQQARQLVLSSLKDCLACSEEQQHESLKALGERIATPGTYTADGLALLNHSQAGAQWKAACEVVLDALLSRSAGH, encoded by the coding sequence ATGCACAGCATCGGCATTCTGGGCGTTGGCGAACTGACCGAAAAACTCGTTCGCGGGCTGCGTAACGGCGGTTTTGACGGGCCGATCCTGCTCTCGCCGCGCAATCGCGAACGGGCTGCGGCACTGCTCGCCGACTACGGCTGTAGCACGCTGCAAAGCAACGCGGCAGTGGCCGAACAGGCACAGCTGTTAGTCGTTGGCGTGCGCCCGGCCGACCTGGTCAGTCTGGCCGCTGAGGTTCAGGTCAGGCCCGGTCAATGGCTGGTGTCGGTGGTGGCCGGCGAAAGTCTGAGCCGGCTTGCCGAGTTGTTTCCGGGCGCTCGTTGCGTGCGCGTCATGCTGTCGTACGCTGCCGAGTTCGGCCAGTCGACGGTTGCCCTGACCCCCCCGACCCCTGAGCTGGAACCGCTGTTGGGGTTGCTGGGGCGTCTGGTGGTGCTGGCCGATGACACGCAGTTCGAACTGGGCACCGTGGCCGCCTGCATGAACGGCTGGTTCTATTTCCTGCTGCACGACTTGCAAGAGTGGCTGGCCGATAAAGGCTTGCCGCAGCAGCAGGCGCGGCAACTGGTGCTCAGTAGCCTCAAGGACTGCCTGGCCTGTTCTGAAGAACAACAGCACGAGAGCCTCAAGGCCCTCGGCGAGCGCATCGCCACACCAGGCACCTACACTGCCGACGGGCTGGCGCTGCTCAACCACTCCCAGGCCGGCGCGCAATGGAAAGCAGCTTGTGAAGTGGTGCTCGATGCCCTGCTGAGCCGTTCTGCCGGCCACTGA
- a CDS encoding NAD(P)/FAD-dependent oxidoreductase encodes MFERTVTPADDNGCGWFHLSLGRKVRPAHSGTTSARWVVLGAGFTGVAAARQLALHYPNDQIVLVEAQQVGFGASGRNSGFAIDLPHDIGAPDYIGDLATARMSLKLNLRAQALLKKLIAEHGIDCQLQAAGKYQAAIEPKGIAVLEAYRSGLDKLGQAYQVIDGKDMPEHVGTHFYKRGLYTPGTYLLQPAALVKGLAESLPANVTLFENTRIHSIEQGADKVTLIHDNGRLIADQLLLTNNAFASHFGFLKGRLLPVFTYASMTRPLTEQEQARLGGKSTWGIIPADPFGSTLRRTPDQRLLVRNSFSFNPDGRSHKKYLERAERQQRESFERRFPMLSGTPFDYTWGGSMCLSRNHESFFGTLAPRIHGALCCNGLGITRGTITGTLLADWLAGERDELIDFLLSSKGPNANPPEPFLSLGVNFNLRLGQHRAGQES; translated from the coding sequence ATGTTCGAGCGCACTGTAACCCCGGCAGACGACAACGGTTGTGGCTGGTTCCACCTCAGCCTGGGGCGCAAAGTGCGTCCGGCGCATTCGGGTACCACCTCGGCGCGCTGGGTGGTGCTGGGCGCAGGCTTTACCGGTGTGGCCGCAGCCCGGCAACTGGCCCTGCATTACCCCAACGACCAGATTGTGCTGGTCGAAGCCCAACAGGTCGGTTTCGGTGCATCGGGGCGCAACTCCGGCTTCGCCATCGATTTGCCCCACGACATCGGCGCCCCGGACTACATCGGCGACCTGGCCACCGCGCGCATGAGCCTCAAGCTCAACCTGCGCGCGCAAGCGTTGCTGAAAAAACTGATTGCCGAGCACGGCATCGATTGCCAGTTGCAGGCCGCCGGCAAGTACCAGGCGGCCATCGAGCCCAAGGGCATTGCGGTGCTGGAAGCCTATCGCAGCGGCCTGGACAAGCTCGGCCAGGCCTACCAGGTGATCGATGGCAAAGACATGCCCGAGCATGTCGGCACGCACTTCTACAAGCGCGGGTTGTACACCCCCGGCACTTACCTGCTGCAGCCTGCGGCACTGGTCAAAGGGCTGGCCGAGAGCCTGCCGGCCAACGTCACGCTGTTCGAGAACACCCGCATTCACAGCATCGAGCAGGGCGCCGACAAGGTCACCCTGATCCACGACAACGGCCGGTTGATCGCCGACCAGTTGCTGCTGACCAACAACGCTTTCGCCTCGCACTTCGGCTTCCTCAAGGGCCGCCTGCTGCCGGTGTTCACCTACGCCAGTATGACCCGGCCCCTGACCGAACAGGAACAGGCGCGTCTGGGTGGCAAGAGCACTTGGGGCATTATCCCGGCGGACCCGTTCGGCAGCACCTTGCGCCGTACTCCGGATCAGCGCCTGCTGGTGCGCAACAGCTTCAGCTTCAACCCCGACGGGCGTAGCCACAAGAAGTATCTGGAGCGTGCCGAACGTCAGCAGCGCGAATCCTTCGAACGACGTTTCCCGATGTTGTCCGGCACGCCATTCGATTACACCTGGGGTGGCTCAATGTGCCTGTCGCGCAACCATGAATCGTTTTTCGGCACGCTGGCGCCGCGCATTCACGGCGCGTTGTGCTGCAACGGTCTGGGCATCACCCGAGGCACCATCACCGGCACGCTGCTGGCCGACTGGCTGGCCGGTGAGCGCGATGAACTGATTGATTTTCTGCTCTCTTCCAAAGGGCCGAATGCCAACCCGCCAGAGCCGTTCCTGAGCCTGGGAGTGAACTTCAACCTGCGCCTGGGCCAACACCGTGCGGGTCAGGAAAGCTGA
- a CDS encoding RHS repeat-associated core domain-containing protein, which produces MPAHNWLCRYQYDALDRLAGWLPGETSNEQCFYQEKRLTTIVQQQRSTSWLNTAHSILSQQQREQRKTLCALVGSDPSGSVIHSVATSGLSVCTYAPYGHRHPVAAFEQLPGFNRERADPVTGHYLLGSGYRSFNPVLMRFNSPDDMSPFTEGALNAYAYCVGDPINRFDPTGHLPTFLKKILRPAGLIRTRSQVRMQSYLRDISPRASVASTDTLTTVVSDSQDFDLIQLTRQSSQPAIESRSVVELKPAIEPTAKAGVQPTTSSSLGMDYWEKRAASRQAQISFGEPVQSRQASVRGSRSVQKRP; this is translated from the coding sequence ATGCCTGCACACAACTGGCTTTGCCGTTATCAATACGACGCCCTTGATCGCCTGGCAGGTTGGCTGCCCGGTGAAACAAGCAACGAGCAGTGTTTCTATCAAGAGAAGCGACTGACGACCATCGTCCAACAACAGCGCAGCACCTCCTGGCTGAATACGGCGCACTCGATCCTGTCGCAACAGCAGCGAGAACAGCGCAAGACGCTATGTGCACTGGTCGGTAGCGATCCGTCAGGTTCGGTGATCCATAGCGTTGCGACGTCAGGACTAAGCGTCTGTACCTATGCACCCTACGGCCACCGGCACCCTGTCGCTGCCTTTGAGCAGTTACCGGGTTTCAATCGCGAGCGAGCGGATCCAGTCACAGGTCATTATTTATTAGGCAGCGGTTACCGATCGTTCAATCCGGTGCTGATGAGGTTCAACAGCCCGGATGATATGAGTCCGTTTACCGAAGGCGCACTGAACGCCTACGCCTACTGCGTGGGCGACCCGATTAACCGTTTTGACCCGACCGGGCACCTGCCGACGTTTCTGAAAAAGATTCTTCGCCCTGCCGGTTTGATCAGAACCCGTAGTCAGGTTCGGATGCAGAGCTACTTGAGAGACATAAGCCCGAGAGCTTCGGTTGCATCGACCGATACGCTAACGACTGTGGTTTCAGACTCGCAGGACTTCGACCTCATCCAACTGACCAGGCAATCATCCCAACCCGCCATTGAAAGCAGATCTGTCGTTGAGTTGAAGCCTGCCATCGAGCCAACCGCCAAGGCCGGTGTGCAGCCCACCACCAGTTCGAGTCTGGGTATGGATTATTGGGAAAAAAGAGCGGCGTCCCGACAAGCGCAGATATCTTTCGGAGAACCCGTTCAGAGCAGGCAGGCATCGGTCAGGGGGAGCAGGAGCGTTCAGAAACGCCCCTGA
- a CDS encoding 2-hydroxyacid dehydrogenase, translated as MKPEVLQLSPILIPEIRERLAELFTIRPYFQQTDKAAYLAEHGPNIRGVITGGHTGITRELLSKLPRVEVVAVNGVGTDAVDLAYCRDLGIHVTATIGALTDDVADLAIGLLIAACRGLCTSDRYVRSGQWQHSPTPLAPLPLARQFSGMRVGIVGLGRVGRAVATRAAAFGCPISYTDLQPISDVNYSYVADLSELARNSDALILAAAADGGKAIIDAKVLEALGPDGYLVNVARGKLVDEDALVAALKAGSIAGAALDVFVDEPRVPDALFDNEHVVLQPHRASATVQTRTRMGEMVITSLVDTFAGKKPQACVTG; from the coding sequence ATGAAACCAGAAGTCCTGCAACTGAGCCCGATCCTCATCCCTGAAATCCGCGAACGCCTCGCCGAGCTCTTCACCATTCGCCCGTACTTCCAGCAGACCGACAAAGCCGCTTACCTGGCCGAACACGGCCCGAACATCCGTGGCGTGATCACCGGCGGCCACACCGGCATCACCCGTGAATTGCTGTCGAAGTTGCCCCGCGTCGAAGTGGTGGCGGTCAACGGGGTCGGCACCGATGCGGTAGACCTGGCTTACTGCCGCGACCTGGGCATCCACGTCACCGCCACCATCGGCGCGCTGACCGACGATGTTGCCGATCTGGCCATCGGTCTGTTGATCGCGGCCTGCCGTGGCCTGTGCACCAGCGACCGCTATGTGCGCAGCGGTCAGTGGCAGCACAGCCCGACCCCGCTGGCGCCGCTACCGCTGGCCCGTCAGTTCAGCGGCATGCGCGTTGGTATCGTCGGCCTGGGCCGGGTAGGGCGCGCCGTGGCCACCCGCGCCGCCGCCTTCGGCTGCCCGATCAGCTACACCGACCTGCAACCGATCAGCGACGTCAACTACAGCTACGTCGCCGACCTGAGCGAACTGGCCCGCAACAGCGACGCCCTGATCCTCGCCGCCGCCGCCGACGGCGGCAAAGCGATCATCGATGCCAAAGTGCTCGAAGCGCTGGGCCCGGACGGCTACCTGGTCAACGTGGCACGGGGCAAGCTGGTCGACGAAGACGCGCTGGTCGCCGCACTCAAGGCCGGCAGCATCGCCGGCGCGGCACTGGATGTGTTCGTCGATGAACCGCGCGTGCCCGATGCGCTGTTCGACAACGAGCACGTGGTGCTGCAACCCCACCGCGCCAGCGCCACGGTGCAGACCCGCACGCGGATGGGCGAGATGGTAATTACCAGCCTGGTGGATACCTTTGCCGGCAAGAAGCCGCAAGCCTGTGTGACCGGTTAA
- a CDS encoding SDR family oxidoreductase, with protein MSNKSSSKIALVTGAGSGIGKAVALGLLQDGYRVVLAGRRLEPLLNVAEQAAAQGWEATPVVTDVRDPASVKALFATVEERYGRLDVIFNNAGVNAPAVPMDELPLDTWDNVIATNVNGVFLCCREAFGLMRRQQPQGGRIINNGSISAHTPRPFTAPYTASKHAVLGLTKALALDGREFDIACSQIDIGNALTELSERMTRGVRQANGEIAVEPMVDVQHVADAVRYIAALPLSANVLNMTVMATKMPFVGRG; from the coding sequence ATGTCCAATAAATCCTCCTCGAAAATCGCCCTGGTCACCGGGGCTGGCAGCGGTATCGGCAAAGCCGTGGCGCTGGGCCTGCTGCAAGACGGCTACCGCGTGGTCCTCGCCGGGCGGCGTCTGGAGCCGCTGCTGAACGTGGCCGAACAGGCCGCAGCGCAAGGTTGGGAAGCCACGCCGGTGGTGACCGACGTACGTGACCCGGCCAGTGTCAAAGCCTTGTTCGCCACCGTCGAAGAACGCTACGGCCGTCTGGATGTGATCTTCAACAACGCCGGCGTCAACGCCCCGGCCGTGCCCATGGACGAACTGCCGCTCGACACCTGGGACAACGTCATCGCCACCAACGTCAATGGCGTGTTCCTGTGCTGTCGCGAAGCCTTCGGCCTGATGCGCCGCCAGCAACCGCAAGGCGGGCGGATCATCAACAACGGTTCGATCTCCGCGCATACCCCGCGCCCCTTTACCGCGCCCTACACCGCCAGCAAACACGCGGTACTCGGCCTGACCAAAGCCTTGGCCCTGGACGGCCGTGAATTCGACATCGCCTGCAGCCAGATCGACATCGGCAACGCCCTGACCGAACTCTCCGAACGCATGACCCGTGGCGTGCGCCAGGCCAACGGCGAAATCGCCGTAGAACCCATGGTCGACGTCCAGCACGTCGCCGACGCAGTGCGCTACATCGCCGCGCTGCCGCTGTCGGCCAACGTCCTGAACATGACCGTCATGGCCACCAAGATGCCGTTCGTAGGCCGTGGCTGA
- a CDS encoding fumarylacetoacetate hydrolase family protein yields the protein MSDFVFSPVPQPSLPVVGSDQRFPVSRVFCVGRNYPWSDGQGRSVPLFFMKPASAVIEARSEIAYPPQTEEFCHEIELVVAIGSGGADIPESQALEHVWGYAAGLDLTRRDQQRSAKQAGMPWEGAKAFDGSAPITAIQPVSRQGHAQQGAVWLMVNDTERQRSRLESQLWSVAEIISHLSRSITLLPGDLIMTGTPEGVAALEPGDRISAGVEGVGQIDVRVGQRAA from the coding sequence ATGAGCGATTTTGTCTTCAGCCCCGTTCCGCAACCCAGCCTGCCAGTGGTCGGCAGCGATCAGCGCTTTCCGGTCAGCCGGGTGTTCTGCGTCGGCCGCAACTACCCCTGGAGCGACGGCCAGGGTCGTAGTGTGCCGCTGTTTTTCATGAAGCCCGCCTCGGCGGTGATCGAAGCCCGCAGCGAGATCGCCTACCCGCCGCAGACCGAAGAGTTCTGCCATGAAATCGAACTGGTCGTGGCCATCGGCAGCGGCGGGGCGGACATCCCGGAAAGCCAGGCGTTGGAGCATGTCTGGGGCTACGCCGCCGGTCTGGACCTGACCCGCCGTGACCAGCAGCGCAGCGCCAAACAGGCCGGCATGCCATGGGAGGGCGCCAAGGCCTTTGATGGTTCGGCACCGATCACCGCGATCCAGCCGGTGAGCCGTCAGGGCCATGCCCAACAGGGTGCAGTCTGGTTGATGGTCAACGACACCGAACGCCAGCGCTCGCGCCTGGAGAGCCAGCTCTGGTCGGTGGCGGAGATCATCAGCCACCTGTCGCGCAGCATCACCTTGCTGCCCGGCGACCTGATCATGACCGGCACCCCGGAAGGCGTCGCAGCGCTAGAACCCGGCGACCGGATCAGCGCCGGCGTAGAAGGGGTCGGGCAGATCGACGTCCGGGTCGGCCAGCGCGCCGCCTGA
- a CDS encoding MFS transporter, with protein MSSLPNSQAASVATSAAPLDAAGTTRLPTRRRWFMLSLLLIATIINYVDRVNISIAAPFMAKDLGLDKIQMGLIFSAFAWTYALALVPAGFIADRFGSRVTYGVSLISWSAVTVCQGLASGFAALFGLRLAVGAMEAPAFPANSRAVTVWFPARERGMASSVYVCGQYLGTALFTGALLWLATTYDWRHVFYSTGLVGILFGVVWLFLYRDPLSCKKVSKEELKYIEDGGGLVKSSQERTKFNWRQIAELFRYRQIWAICIGKFASTSALYFFLTWFPTYLIEERQLTTIKVGIFAVLPFIGATIGILLAGIISDLLIRRGYSMSFARKLPLVVGSMLGMSIVLVNFTDSNLVCIAILTIAFFAQGIASSSWAAVSEVAPKELIGLTGGVTSLAANIGGIVCPIVIGAIVQATGSFALAFWFIGGVALMGTLSYSLLLGRLYRIELKTQ; from the coding sequence ATGTCGAGCCTTCCCAATTCCCAGGCTGCGTCTGTCGCCACCAGCGCCGCCCCCCTTGATGCCGCCGGCACCACCCGGCTGCCCACCCGCCGACGCTGGTTCATGCTCAGCCTGCTGTTGATCGCGACCATCATCAACTACGTCGACCGGGTGAATATCTCCATCGCTGCGCCCTTCATGGCCAAGGACCTGGGGCTGGACAAGATCCAGATGGGCCTGATCTTTTCCGCCTTCGCCTGGACCTACGCCCTGGCCCTGGTGCCAGCCGGGTTCATCGCTGACCGCTTCGGCTCACGGGTGACCTACGGTGTGTCGCTGATCAGTTGGTCGGCGGTGACCGTCTGCCAGGGCCTGGCCAGCGGCTTCGCGGCACTGTTCGGTCTGCGCCTGGCGGTCGGGGCCATGGAAGCGCCGGCATTTCCGGCCAATAGCCGGGCGGTGACCGTCTGGTTCCCGGCCCGCGAGCGCGGCATGGCCAGTAGCGTGTATGTGTGCGGCCAGTACCTGGGCACCGCGCTGTTCACCGGCGCGTTGCTCTGGCTGGCCACCACCTATGACTGGCGCCACGTGTTCTACAGCACCGGCCTGGTCGGCATCCTGTTCGGCGTGGTCTGGCTGTTCCTGTATCGCGACCCGCTGAGCTGCAAGAAGGTCAGCAAGGAAGAACTCAAGTACATCGAAGACGGCGGCGGCCTGGTCAAAAGCAGCCAGGAACGTACCAAATTCAATTGGCGGCAGATTGCCGAGCTGTTCCGCTACCGGCAGATCTGGGCGATCTGCATCGGCAAGTTCGCCAGCACCTCGGCGCTGTACTTCTTCCTCACCTGGTTCCCGACCTACCTGATCGAAGAACGCCAGTTGACCACCATCAAGGTGGGCATCTTCGCCGTGCTGCCGTTCATCGGCGCCACCATCGGCATTTTGCTCGCCGGGATCATCTCGGACCTGTTGATCCGCCGCGGCTATAGCATGTCATTTGCCCGCAAACTGCCGCTGGTGGTCGGTTCAATGCTCGGTATGTCCATTGTGCTGGTCAATTTCACTGATTCGAACCTGGTCTGCATCGCCATTCTGACCATCGCCTTCTTCGCTCAGGGCATCGCCTCGTCGTCGTGGGCGGCGGTCTCGGAAGTTGCGCCCAAAGAGCTGATCGGCCTGACCGGCGGGGTCACCAGCCTGGCGGCCAATATCGGCGGGATTGTCTGCCCGATTGTGATCGGCGCCATCGTCCAGGCCACCGGCTCGTTCGCCCTGGCGTTCTGGTTCATTGGCGGCGTAGCGCTGATGGGCACGTTGTCGTACTCGCTGCTGCTGGGTCGCCTGTACCGCATCGAGTTGAAGACTCAATAA